The following proteins are co-located in the Anser cygnoides isolate HZ-2024a breed goose chromosome 2, Taihu_goose_T2T_genome, whole genome shotgun sequence genome:
- the HHLA1 gene encoding HERV-H LTR-associating protein 1 isoform X1 → MRWFCWHVPAKIILGFLCLFLVWNIASCVRRENKREKQAAVLATAELPAKSVDLAALNLTELVNGMLSTALRGTKKLFSLLSVTSYSSFAFHKVSVTVYNISSLKNVDPGKFPMHYCYCLNNVTNDLTDFTALLVDIIGNSTSYLTEIFKSTSILSVRQSNDSDCIYICVMTGQTGRNPSDFWEILEKSPVINYTFSSNASSDLDLDSIFSSFMKLQEDSNKTMHPSVEHKWTFKTSPATSTPLALKGEDIPTTRSPPWPKTVGVKGSGFPSLHVDASRPRGTVGAPPAAGESLAPSSALQTSPGDTYAFWMQTIPPQEASKLMQTEPDFLSSVLPTPPYRPSVTLKLHSITRCPQAILKESRVTSPPVTVIVQINPCVMELCRFFQLCLCVGRRKYSRKEAMRYCVEYYSWFLKNASYVCEQVKRVAYSHTLKQKCLKNICKSV, encoded by the exons ATGCGGTGGTTCTGCTGGCATGTGCCGGCGAAGATAATCCTGggatttctgtgtctttttctgGTTTGGAACATAG CTTCATGCgtaagaagagaaaataagagagagaaGCAAGCGGCAGTGCTGGCTACCGCAG agcTGCCTGCAAAGTCTGTGGATCTGGCTGCTCTTAACCTGACCGAGCTGGTGAACGGCATGCTGAGCACGGCGCTCAGAG GTACCAAAAAActcttctctttgctgagcGTCACGTCTTACAGCTCGTTTGCCTTCCACAAAGTGTCAGTCACCGTTTATAACA TTTCTAGCCTGAAAAATGTTGACCCTGGCAAGTTTCCTATGCATTACTGCTACTGTTTAAACAACGTGACAAATGACTTGACAG ATTTTACAGCTTTACTTGTTGATATAATTGGAAACTCCACCAGTTATCTCACAGAAATTTTCAAATCTACTTCTATTCTCTCAG tGCGTCAGAGCAATGATTCAGATTGTATCTACATCTGTGTGATGACAGGGCAAACAG GGAGAAATCCGTCTGACTTTTGGGAAATATTGGAGAAGTCCCCTGTTATTAATTACACATTTTCCAGTAACGCATCATCTGACCTGG ATCTAGATTCAATTTTTTCAAGCTTCATGAAATTACAGGAAGACTCAAACAAAACCATGCATCCATCAGTAGAACACAAGTGGACATTTAAAA CTTCTCCAGCTACCAGCACCCCTCTTGCCCTGAAAGGGGAGGACATCCCCACCACAAGGTCCCCACCATGGCCAAAGACGGTTGGTGTGAAGGGATCAGGGTTTCCATCACTGCACGTGGATGCTTCAAGACCAAGAGGCACGGTTGGAGCCCCTCCGGCTGCTGGGGAGAGCTTGGCCCCGTCATCAGCCTTGCAGACCAGCCCTG GTGATACATATGCATTTTGGATGCAGACCATCCCTCCTCAAGAAGCCAGCAAACTGATGCAAACAGAGCCAG atttcctttcttctgtacTGCCTACTCCACCCTACCGGCCCAGTGTGACACTGAAACTTCACTCAATTACCC GGTGTCCACAAGCAATCCTCAAAGAGTCCCGTGTGACCTCACCTCCTGTCACAGTCATAGTGCAGATCAATCCTTGTGTGATGGAGCTGTGCAGgtttttccagctctgcctctgcgTTGGTCGaagaaaatattccagaaaGGAAGCCATGAG GTACTGTGTTGAATACTATTCCTGGTTCTTGAAAAATGCAAGTTATGTCTGTGAACAAGTCAAAAGAGTTGCTTACTCCCACA cattaaaacagaaatgcctTAAAAACATCTGTAAATCAGTTTAG
- the HHLA1 gene encoding HERV-H LTR-associating protein 1 isoform X2 gives MRWFCWHVPAKIILGFLCLFLVWNIASCVRRENKREKQAAVLATAELPAKSVDLAALNLTELVNGMLSTALRGTKKLFSLLSVTSYSSFAFHKVSVTVYNISSLKNVDPGKFPMHYCYCLNNVTNDLTDFTALLVDIIGNSTSYLTEIFKSTSILSVRQSNDSDCIYICVMTGQTGRNPSDFWEILEKSPVINYTFSSNASSDLDLDSIFSSFMKLQEDSNKTMHPSVEHKWTFKTSPATSTPLALKGEDIPTTRSPPWPKTVGVKGSGFPSLHVDASRPRGTVGAPPAAGESLAPSSALQTSPGDTYAFWMQTIPPQEASKLMQTEPDFLSSVLPTPPYRPSVTLKLHSITRCPQAILKESRVTSPPVTVIVQINPCVMELCRFFQLCLCVGRRKYSRKEAMRYCVEYYSWFLKNASYVCEQVKRVAYSHSASVFCVIFFLSLD, from the exons ATGCGGTGGTTCTGCTGGCATGTGCCGGCGAAGATAATCCTGggatttctgtgtctttttctgGTTTGGAACATAG CTTCATGCgtaagaagagaaaataagagagagaaGCAAGCGGCAGTGCTGGCTACCGCAG agcTGCCTGCAAAGTCTGTGGATCTGGCTGCTCTTAACCTGACCGAGCTGGTGAACGGCATGCTGAGCACGGCGCTCAGAG GTACCAAAAAActcttctctttgctgagcGTCACGTCTTACAGCTCGTTTGCCTTCCACAAAGTGTCAGTCACCGTTTATAACA TTTCTAGCCTGAAAAATGTTGACCCTGGCAAGTTTCCTATGCATTACTGCTACTGTTTAAACAACGTGACAAATGACTTGACAG ATTTTACAGCTTTACTTGTTGATATAATTGGAAACTCCACCAGTTATCTCACAGAAATTTTCAAATCTACTTCTATTCTCTCAG tGCGTCAGAGCAATGATTCAGATTGTATCTACATCTGTGTGATGACAGGGCAAACAG GGAGAAATCCGTCTGACTTTTGGGAAATATTGGAGAAGTCCCCTGTTATTAATTACACATTTTCCAGTAACGCATCATCTGACCTGG ATCTAGATTCAATTTTTTCAAGCTTCATGAAATTACAGGAAGACTCAAACAAAACCATGCATCCATCAGTAGAACACAAGTGGACATTTAAAA CTTCTCCAGCTACCAGCACCCCTCTTGCCCTGAAAGGGGAGGACATCCCCACCACAAGGTCCCCACCATGGCCAAAGACGGTTGGTGTGAAGGGATCAGGGTTTCCATCACTGCACGTGGATGCTTCAAGACCAAGAGGCACGGTTGGAGCCCCTCCGGCTGCTGGGGAGAGCTTGGCCCCGTCATCAGCCTTGCAGACCAGCCCTG GTGATACATATGCATTTTGGATGCAGACCATCCCTCCTCAAGAAGCCAGCAAACTGATGCAAACAGAGCCAG atttcctttcttctgtacTGCCTACTCCACCCTACCGGCCCAGTGTGACACTGAAACTTCACTCAATTACCC GGTGTCCACAAGCAATCCTCAAAGAGTCCCGTGTGACCTCACCTCCTGTCACAGTCATAGTGCAGATCAATCCTTGTGTGATGGAGCTGTGCAGgtttttccagctctgcctctgcgTTGGTCGaagaaaatattccagaaaGGAAGCCATGAG GTACTGTGTTGAATACTATTCCTGGTTCTTGAAAAATGCAAGTTATGTCTGTGAACAAGTCAAAAGAGTTGCTTACTCCCACA